In the genome of Bacteroidales bacterium, the window GCAAGATATGGCTGGATAGTAAAATTGGCGTCGGTACGACTTTTTATTTCAGTATTCCTCTTGCTGAGGAAGATTAAAATTTTAATCGGTAACAACCAATCTGATTCCTGCATTTTCAATAAACCCGGCCATAGAATCGGTAATTCCTGAGTCTGTAACAATGACATCTACTCTGTCTAAGCTGCATATCCTGCCGAAACCCCTCTTTCCGAACTTTGACGAATCAGCCAGAATAATACTTTTTAAAGAAGCATCTATCATTCTTTTATTCAGTTGGGCTTCTTCAATATTTGAATTGGTGATACCAAATTCAGAATCGATACCATCTACACCTAGAAAAACTTTCGAACAGGTTACATCATCAAAAAACCTGGATGTATAATCACCGATAACTGAGACAGAATTTTTCCGGAGGCTCCCACCCAACTGGATAATCTGGGTATTGACAAATTCATTCAGTAAGAT includes:
- a CDS encoding DeoR/GlpR family DNA-binding transcription regulator translates to MSSIAERHKYILDTLQKEGFVKVTDAANYLNVTTATIRNDLKFLEEKKLLFRTHGSASVINPHTIDLKLTEKEKIKINEKRKIARAAYNLIEKNDSIIVGAGSTVFALAEQIRPMDQLTVVTASLKVSILLNEFVNTQIIQLGGSLRKNSVSVIGDYTSRFFDDVTCSKVFLGVDGIDSEFGITNSNIEEAQLNKRMIDASLKSIILADSSKFGKRGFGRICSLDRVDVIVTDSGITDSMAGFIENAGIRLVVTD